Proteins from a genomic interval of Rhodococcoides fascians A25f:
- a CDS encoding AMP-binding protein, whose translation MSLSTSFWPAVPSAGVREITLPGLLREAANAVPDRVALVDAVPNPDHRREWTYAELLTSTEQFARALLQDFRPGDRIAIFAANSADWVVLQQAVAMAGMIVVAANPAYRRDELKYVLEQSGATAVFYQREYRGSDLRAIVEGACSDVPNVQATYADDEWQKFASRGEASTSLPEVAPTDAVQVQYTSGTTGFPKGALLHHKGIVNEATFVFERAGMKDGGVCINAMPMYHIGGGAVTELGTMSAHGTYVVLPGFDPAGVLEAYETYRGTHGLLVPTMLIALLDHPDNSTRDLSSMQTVMSGAATVPETLVRRATAQWDCNFSILFGQTEMHGVISQTSVDDTPEDQATTVGQPLPELEVKLVDPASSDIVPIGTPGEICCRGYQTMLSYYDMPSATEATIDADGWLHMGDLAVMDERGFLKITGRLKDMIIRGGVNISPREVEEMLFEHPDINDVIVIGVPDDYWGEQICAVIKTSNPAARPDPATLKAWCKERISAHKIPSLWHFADEFPMTPTGKIQKFKVRDQVVDGEIVPTSVSTASPLSS comes from the coding sequence ATGTCGCTCAGCACGTCCTTCTGGCCTGCGGTACCGAGCGCAGGCGTCCGGGAGATCACTCTTCCCGGCTTACTGCGAGAAGCCGCGAACGCAGTTCCGGACAGAGTGGCCTTGGTCGACGCAGTGCCGAATCCGGACCACAGGCGAGAGTGGACGTACGCGGAACTGTTGACGTCCACCGAGCAGTTCGCTCGCGCGCTACTGCAAGATTTTCGACCGGGCGACCGTATCGCGATCTTCGCTGCAAACAGTGCGGACTGGGTGGTCCTGCAACAGGCCGTGGCCATGGCCGGAATGATCGTGGTGGCGGCCAATCCGGCGTACCGTCGCGACGAGCTGAAGTACGTCCTGGAGCAGTCCGGAGCCACTGCAGTGTTCTATCAACGTGAATATCGTGGGTCCGACCTCCGTGCCATTGTCGAGGGAGCATGCTCGGACGTCCCCAACGTGCAGGCCACCTACGCAGACGATGAATGGCAGAAGTTCGCGTCTCGGGGTGAGGCATCGACGTCGCTGCCGGAGGTGGCACCGACCGACGCCGTTCAAGTGCAGTACACCTCGGGAACAACAGGATTTCCGAAGGGGGCGCTCCTGCATCACAAGGGCATCGTCAACGAGGCCACGTTCGTCTTCGAACGCGCGGGAATGAAAGACGGCGGCGTATGCATCAACGCGATGCCTATGTATCACATCGGCGGGGGAGCGGTCACCGAGCTGGGCACCATGTCCGCTCACGGAACGTATGTGGTGCTTCCTGGGTTCGACCCAGCGGGGGTGCTCGAGGCCTACGAGACCTACCGAGGAACACACGGCCTCCTCGTTCCGACGATGTTGATCGCGCTACTCGACCACCCCGACAATTCGACGAGGGACCTGTCGAGTATGCAAACGGTGATGTCCGGTGCGGCCACCGTGCCGGAAACGTTGGTGCGACGTGCCACCGCGCAGTGGGACTGCAATTTCTCGATCCTGTTCGGACAAACGGAAATGCACGGAGTCATCAGCCAGACAAGTGTCGACGACACACCCGAGGACCAAGCGACCACAGTCGGTCAACCGCTCCCGGAACTCGAGGTGAAACTGGTCGACCCCGCAAGTAGCGACATCGTTCCCATCGGCACTCCAGGCGAAATCTGCTGCCGCGGTTACCAAACGATGTTGTCCTACTACGACATGCCCAGCGCCACCGAAGCAACCATCGATGCCGACGGCTGGCTGCACATGGGCGACCTCGCTGTCATGGACGAGCGCGGCTTCCTCAAGATCACCGGCCGGCTCAAGGATATGATCATCAGAGGTGGTGTCAACATCTCGCCCCGTGAGGTCGAGGAAATGCTGTTCGAGCATCCAGACATCAACGACGTGATAGTCATCGGCGTACCCGACGACTACTGGGGTGAACAAATCTGCGCGGTCATCAAGACATCGAACCCCGCTGCGCGTCCCGACCCGGCCACGCTCAAAGCCTGGTGCAAAGAACGCATTTCGGCGCACAAGATTCCCTCGCTGTGGCACTTCGCCGACGAATTCCCCATGACACCGACAGGCAAGATCCAGAAGTTCAAAGTGCGTGACCAAGTAGTCGATGGCGAGATTGTTCCGACCTCGGTGAGCACAGCTTCCCCGCTCAGTTCCTGA
- a CDS encoding 2-hydroxyacyl-CoA dehydratase subunit D, whose protein sequence is MSELHAPLMATLQTAADDPVSYAQSWKATRQRPVIGSFPMNFPSEIVHAAGALPVIIQESKTPITEGRSMLAEFYCGYTRSVADQAAIGELDIFDGFVAADHCVQLLGAVDAIRYVRPEKPVHFAQFTSSMDDAWSKPRVDSRIGDLKAEIETVVGNSFSPEDLTNSIKVFNKNRQLLRHLYDLRRSGRVRITASEMQLLVKSSMVMDVEEHTAILLGLIDALVVHDEAPENVVRLHLSGHFCHAPKPEILDVIEESGGLVVDDDLYTGFRYISTDVPETGDPLIALSSWYMERNINAPCPTRVTNKVDWDTYLLNSLEASRSVGVIVLMAKFCEPHMLYYPELRKALESHGVPLLLIETEHEGMPVETMRTRMETFVERIRRQPTPVPA, encoded by the coding sequence GTGAGCGAACTTCACGCACCCCTCATGGCCACGCTACAAACTGCTGCAGACGATCCGGTCTCGTATGCACAGAGTTGGAAAGCAACACGGCAGCGGCCGGTGATCGGTTCGTTTCCTATGAACTTCCCATCGGAGATCGTGCACGCGGCCGGAGCCTTGCCGGTCATCATCCAAGAAAGCAAAACGCCCATCACTGAGGGCCGGAGCATGCTCGCCGAGTTCTATTGCGGTTACACCCGAAGCGTTGCCGATCAAGCTGCGATCGGTGAACTGGATATTTTCGACGGTTTCGTCGCCGCCGATCATTGCGTACAGCTCTTGGGAGCGGTCGACGCTATTCGGTACGTGCGTCCGGAGAAGCCTGTGCACTTCGCACAGTTCACTAGCTCCATGGACGACGCGTGGTCCAAGCCCCGCGTCGACAGCAGAATCGGAGATCTCAAAGCCGAGATAGAGACTGTCGTCGGCAACAGTTTCTCGCCCGAGGACCTGACGAACAGCATCAAGGTGTTCAACAAGAACCGGCAACTCCTTCGGCATCTCTACGACCTGCGTCGTTCCGGTCGTGTCCGGATCACCGCGAGCGAGATGCAATTACTCGTCAAGTCGTCGATGGTGATGGACGTCGAAGAGCACACCGCGATATTGCTAGGGCTCATCGACGCATTGGTCGTACACGACGAAGCGCCGGAAAATGTTGTCCGTCTGCACCTTTCAGGCCACTTCTGCCATGCACCCAAGCCGGAGATCCTCGACGTCATCGAGGAATCCGGTGGGCTCGTCGTCGACGACGACCTTTACACCGGATTCCGGTACATCTCCACAGACGTTCCCGAGACCGGCGACCCGCTCATCGCATTGTCATCGTGGTATATGGAACGAAACATCAACGCCCCGTGCCCCACTCGGGTGACCAACAAGGTCGACTGGGACACCTACCTGCTCAACTCGCTCGAGGCCAGCCGCTCGGTCGGTGTGATCGTGTTGATGGCCAAGTTCTGCGAACCGCACATGCTGTACTACCCGGAACTGCGCAAAGCGCTCGAGTCCCACGGAGTTCCGTTGCTGCTGATCGAGACCGAGCACGAAGGCATGCCGGTCGAGACCATGCGCACCAGGATGGAAACGTTTGTCGAGCGAATCCGCCGTCAGCCCACGCCTGTTCCGGCCTGA
- a CDS encoding 2-hydroxyacyl-CoA dehydratase subunit D, whose product MTTAIPQQDKTNRLKSTRLGGKMTADYWENIFTAKERGKHVVWYNGAAMNPLFQAAGLEWCHGEAFAARLAAQHLEEPAQAAGAEYGYIGELCSYARTHLGCAVLTQQTVSERQTGVVGLVDQQELAAKLPAPDFFVNGYAGCSTGQQWDAMTYRVFDRKLPIFNVSLPMLWGNKPDAGYMRGEEWNEVSTYAEGQLRELVGFLEHQTGRPFDWDVLSESMSYIKKASELRLEAMQLCTMAPTPATYWDWVASIAPINFLPGNQALVDYFAGVKAEIQQRIVDGISGVANEKYRLYFDGIMNWNKLGFLTRKFAEYDVAVVAGRYTHESFWQEPQLIDVDNPLRGMAQHYLLCPLNHGLKNLEELLLRRIDEYAIDGIAFHSTRTCRAMTNPQSMLAKAAERERGVKSFVFEGDVADASFYNDEMFDSRLEAMLEAIDVQRMKI is encoded by the coding sequence ATGACCACCGCAATCCCGCAGCAGGACAAGACCAATCGTCTCAAGAGCACCAGGCTTGGCGGCAAGATGACCGCAGACTACTGGGAGAATATATTCACCGCGAAGGAACGCGGCAAGCATGTGGTCTGGTACAACGGTGCTGCCATGAATCCATTATTTCAGGCGGCTGGACTCGAATGGTGCCACGGCGAGGCCTTCGCTGCCCGACTCGCGGCGCAGCACCTCGAGGAACCCGCGCAGGCGGCCGGTGCGGAGTACGGCTACATCGGCGAACTGTGTTCCTACGCCCGGACCCACCTCGGTTGCGCCGTGCTGACGCAGCAGACGGTCAGCGAACGTCAAACCGGCGTGGTCGGATTGGTGGATCAGCAGGAACTGGCCGCCAAGCTGCCGGCACCGGATTTTTTCGTCAACGGTTACGCGGGTTGCAGTACCGGACAGCAGTGGGATGCGATGACCTATCGCGTCTTCGACCGCAAGCTGCCGATCTTCAACGTCTCGCTGCCGATGTTGTGGGGAAACAAGCCTGATGCTGGCTACATGCGTGGTGAAGAATGGAACGAAGTCAGCACGTACGCCGAAGGCCAGTTGCGCGAGTTGGTCGGCTTCCTCGAACACCAGACCGGACGACCGTTCGACTGGGACGTATTGAGTGAAAGCATGTCCTACATCAAGAAGGCATCGGAGCTTCGGCTCGAGGCAATGCAACTGTGCACGATGGCACCGACCCCCGCAACGTATTGGGACTGGGTCGCAAGTATCGCCCCCATCAACTTTCTGCCCGGCAACCAAGCACTCGTCGACTACTTTGCCGGCGTGAAAGCGGAAATCCAGCAGCGCATAGTGGACGGCATCTCCGGTGTCGCGAACGAGAAGTACCGCCTGTACTTCGACGGGATCATGAACTGGAACAAGCTCGGCTTCCTCACCCGCAAGTTCGCCGAATACGACGTTGCCGTTGTGGCCGGACGCTACACCCACGAATCCTTCTGGCAGGAACCACAACTCATCGACGTCGACAATCCGCTACGCGGCATGGCCCAGCATTACCTGCTGTGCCCGCTGAACCACGGTTTGAAGAATTTGGAGGAACTGCTGCTGCGTCGTATCGACGAATATGCCATCGACGGCATCGCCTTCCACTCCACCCGTACCTGCCGGGCAATGACCAACCCCCAGTCCATGCTCGCCAAAGCCGCCGAGCGTGAACGCGGTGTCAAGTCGTTCGTCTTCGAAGGCGACGTCGCAGACGCGTCTTTCTACAACGACGAGATGTTCGACAGTCGCCTCGAAGCAATGTTGGAAGCCATCGACGTACAGCGGATGAAGATCTGA
- a CDS encoding SDR family NAD(P)-dependent oxidoreductase, protein MSQPALVRSYPDSGVLLVGGTAGIGLASALGFAAAGVQRICLVGRNADRGADAVQHVLDQHPDIQVTFVGADAGNQSSVETAVEQAHKTLGSIDVLVNSTTTAYKPDLLHRTEASSIEGILVGQALPPMLATRTVLPLMQAQNGGSIVNIASDAAKVPTPGESVLGAAMAAIAMFTRVTAVEAKRNGVRVNCVTPSLVEGTATAQNVLSDGFSRSLFQKASAQAHLGVAVPEDLAALIVFLGGPAAARLTGQSISVNGGISAF, encoded by the coding sequence ATGTCTCAACCCGCTCTTGTACGTAGTTACCCGGACTCGGGTGTTCTCCTCGTCGGTGGGACCGCCGGCATCGGGCTGGCCTCCGCGCTAGGGTTCGCCGCCGCCGGTGTTCAGCGGATCTGCCTCGTCGGCAGGAATGCGGACCGCGGTGCGGACGCGGTGCAACACGTGCTCGATCAGCACCCTGACATACAGGTCACGTTCGTCGGCGCCGACGCAGGCAACCAGTCGTCGGTCGAGACCGCAGTCGAACAGGCACACAAGACGCTGGGCTCGATAGACGTTCTGGTCAATTCGACCACCACCGCGTACAAGCCCGATCTGCTCCATCGGACCGAGGCGAGCAGCATCGAGGGCATTCTCGTGGGCCAGGCGCTCCCCCCCATGCTCGCCACCCGAACGGTTCTTCCGCTGATGCAGGCGCAGAACGGAGGAAGTATCGTCAACATTGCCTCCGACGCTGCGAAGGTTCCGACCCCTGGCGAAAGCGTGCTGGGCGCCGCGATGGCCGCGATCGCGATGTTCACGCGAGTCACAGCTGTCGAAGCGAAGCGCAACGGCGTGCGAGTCAACTGCGTGACGCCCTCACTCGTCGAGGGCACTGCAACGGCACAAAACGTTCTCAGCGACGGCTTCAGCAGGTCGTTGTTCCAGAAAGCGAGCGCCCAGGCACACCTCGGAGTAGCGGTACCCGAGGACTTAGCGGCACTGATCGTCTTTCTCGGCGGACCCGCTGCCGCACGGCTGACAGGTCAATCCATCAGTGTCAATGGCGGCATTTCGGCCTTCTGA
- a CDS encoding alcohol dehydrogenase catalytic domain-containing protein gives MQAWQLIGANAPLTLNDVEPPTAGADQVVVDVKAAGICHSDVGYLDGTLTHYLAFTPITLGHEIAGTISSVGEGVVDFSVGQRVAAAARPGGPGTRTDGGFAHQVMVPAKLLAALPDAVSWEQAAPAADAGTASLRALRVGGVEAGTKLGIIGAGGLGHLAIQMARVIGADVYVAETNEQVRHSVAALDGVRVSTSILGFADAKLDVVVDFAGFGTTTAEAIDTIGFNGTIVQVGLGRKHATISVQAMVEKKLHFVGSPGGKTEDLVDVLAMMAAGTIKSNVTTIGFGEIGDAITRLQRGELLGRAVALLDQPAHFTSSRTAP, from the coding sequence GTGCAAGCTTGGCAACTGATCGGAGCTAACGCACCGCTCACTCTCAACGACGTCGAGCCGCCGACGGCCGGAGCGGACCAGGTCGTGGTCGATGTCAAAGCCGCTGGCATCTGCCATTCCGACGTCGGGTACCTCGACGGAACGCTGACACATTATCTTGCTTTCACGCCGATCACCCTGGGCCACGAAATAGCCGGCACCATCTCCAGTGTCGGGGAGGGAGTCGTGGACTTCTCGGTGGGTCAGCGGGTTGCCGCTGCAGCGCGCCCCGGCGGACCCGGAACGCGAACCGATGGAGGTTTCGCACACCAGGTCATGGTTCCGGCGAAGCTGTTGGCGGCGCTGCCCGACGCTGTTTCCTGGGAGCAAGCGGCGCCGGCAGCAGACGCCGGAACAGCCTCGCTACGCGCTCTCAGAGTCGGAGGTGTCGAAGCAGGAACCAAGCTCGGCATCATCGGGGCCGGCGGCCTTGGGCACCTGGCCATACAAATGGCGAGGGTGATAGGCGCCGATGTATATGTAGCCGAAACCAACGAGCAAGTGCGTCACTCTGTAGCCGCACTCGACGGAGTGCGCGTCTCTACTTCAATCCTGGGTTTCGCAGACGCCAAACTCGACGTCGTAGTCGACTTTGCCGGGTTCGGCACCACCACTGCCGAGGCTATCGATACCATCGGTTTCAACGGGACCATCGTCCAAGTCGGACTAGGGCGGAAACATGCAACCATATCCGTGCAAGCCATGGTCGAGAAGAAGCTTCACTTCGTCGGGTCTCCGGGAGGCAAAACGGAAGACTTGGTCGACGTCTTGGCCATGATGGCCGCCGGAACGATAAAATCCAACGTAACGACGATCGGTTTCGGCGAAATCGGTGATGCCATAACGCGATTGCAGCGCGGCGAGCTGTTGGGCAGGGCAGTAGCGCTGCTCGATCAGCCCGCGCATTTCACGAGCTCGCGGACCGCGCCATAA
- a CDS encoding enoyl-CoA hydratase-related protein, with product MAEFTDITYEVDNGLAWITINRPERYNAFRAQTVDELVLAFKRAWASSEVGVIALTGAGDKAFCAGGDQKQRMETGDYGPSASGLFEVEALHRVIRDAPKPVIAAVNGLAIGGGHVLHVLCDLTIAADTAQFGQNGPRVGSFDAGLGSGYLARVVGEKRAREIWFMLRRLSADEALDWGLVNKVVPAADLKSEVRAWADQMLDFSPTSLKVLKQSMNTDTEHFVSIGSMAYSTLEIFGETPEAREGITAFNEKRKPDFSPYRGK from the coding sequence ATGGCTGAATTCACCGACATCACTTATGAGGTCGACAACGGTCTTGCCTGGATCACCATCAACCGCCCCGAGCGGTACAACGCGTTTCGTGCGCAAACCGTCGACGAACTGGTTCTCGCGTTCAAGCGGGCCTGGGCGAGCAGCGAGGTAGGCGTCATCGCGCTGACGGGCGCCGGTGACAAGGCGTTCTGCGCAGGCGGCGACCAGAAACAACGTATGGAGACGGGCGACTATGGGCCCTCCGCCAGCGGTTTGTTCGAGGTGGAAGCACTTCACCGGGTGATCCGCGACGCTCCGAAGCCGGTCATCGCCGCGGTCAACGGACTGGCTATCGGCGGTGGCCACGTTCTGCACGTTCTCTGCGACCTCACGATCGCGGCCGACACCGCGCAGTTCGGCCAGAACGGCCCCCGTGTCGGATCGTTCGACGCGGGTCTCGGTTCCGGATATCTCGCTCGCGTTGTCGGCGAGAAGCGCGCACGCGAGATCTGGTTCATGCTGCGGCGACTGTCCGCAGACGAAGCGCTCGATTGGGGTCTTGTGAACAAGGTTGTCCCAGCGGCTGATCTGAAGTCCGAGGTACGTGCCTGGGCCGATCAGATGCTCGACTTCTCCCCGACCTCACTCAAGGTCCTCAAACAGTCGATGAACACCGACACCGAACATTTCGTCAGCATCGGATCCATGGCGTACTCGACACTCGAAATCTTCGGCGAAACCCCGGAAGCCCGCGAGGGCATTACTGCATTCAACGAAAAGCGCAAGCCGGACTTCAGTCCCTACCGAGGAAAATAG
- a CDS encoding acyl-CoA dehydratase activase: MNWYVMGVDLGSTTAKAAVVDSSGALVGSSVVQMGAVSRDAVIRAMGFALDSAGVSQEDIRRTISTGYGRKLVPGADRSFTEITCHARGAAALSPGVRLVIDIGGQDSKAIAVDSDGLVDRFAMNDRCASGTGRFFDVLARALEVDVSEVGALALSGADGLEVSSMCATFAETEVISLLAQGQEKSDIAASVHKAVAARTLGLVAQVGKATPTVMTGGVAQNAAARHYIEKALRHPIELLDQPQIAGAYGAALLAADDYRGFRETAELRDSAAKEQLAARAAGIVPQCAGCDGTAGDHNHVVPLTLRGLS, encoded by the coding sequence ATGAATTGGTACGTGATGGGCGTCGACCTGGGCTCGACGACGGCGAAAGCCGCCGTCGTCGACTCCAGCGGCGCTCTCGTCGGTTCGTCCGTCGTGCAGATGGGGGCCGTGAGCCGCGACGCAGTGATTCGAGCTATGGGATTCGCTCTCGACTCGGCCGGTGTTTCCCAAGAAGATATTCGACGCACTATCAGTACCGGCTATGGACGCAAACTCGTGCCCGGCGCAGATCGCTCCTTCACCGAAATCACGTGCCACGCCCGCGGCGCTGCCGCACTGAGCCCGGGCGTGCGACTGGTGATCGACATCGGCGGGCAGGACAGCAAGGCCATCGCCGTAGACTCCGACGGTCTGGTCGACCGCTTCGCGATGAACGATCGTTGCGCCAGTGGAACCGGACGCTTCTTCGACGTACTCGCCCGCGCGCTCGAGGTCGATGTCAGCGAGGTCGGCGCACTAGCGCTGTCCGGCGCGGACGGACTCGAGGTCAGCAGCATGTGCGCCACCTTCGCCGAGACCGAGGTCATATCGCTGCTGGCACAGGGGCAAGAGAAATCCGACATTGCTGCGTCCGTCCACAAAGCTGTCGCCGCCAGGACCCTCGGCCTTGTTGCACAGGTCGGAAAAGCAACCCCCACCGTCATGACGGGCGGCGTCGCCCAGAACGCAGCTGCTCGCCATTACATAGAGAAGGCACTGCGGCATCCCATCGAGTTGCTCGATCAACCCCAAATCGCAGGGGCGTACGGTGCCGCACTATTGGCGGCCGACGACTACCGAGGCTTTCGTGAAACTGCCGAACTGCGGGATTCGGCAGCGAAGGAGCAGCTGGCCGCTCGGGCCGCAGGTATCGTTCCGCAGTGCGCAGGATGTGACGGCACCGCCGGCGATCACAACCACGTTGTCCCGTTGACCTTGCGAGGCCTGTCATGA
- a CDS encoding PaaX family transcriptional regulator: MTDVTAKVGTLGSARSVLVSVLGELVAPYRRPVRTAALLYALMGLGFGEPASRQAIARAGASGLLTAERDGRETKWILTEQAHRLFVEGVSRVFPDVAAAGRWDGKWLVVIAPIPESHRAVRKKLYAAFRWAGFGNPSPGVWVTPHVERLAEAAAVIESLGLSPNTMSFIGSPASAGISEDDLVERSWDLDEVAQSYDELLSRFDEKGILSGEEALMAHLELVDALRHTPYMDPHLPAALLPDWAGLGAVKRLQDLRAEWTPAAHAHWLTVTPFD; the protein is encoded by the coding sequence ATGACGGACGTGACAGCGAAGGTAGGCACCCTCGGAAGCGCTCGTTCGGTGCTCGTTTCAGTGCTTGGTGAGCTCGTTGCGCCGTATCGGCGGCCCGTGCGGACCGCTGCGCTCCTTTATGCCTTGATGGGCCTCGGTTTCGGGGAGCCCGCCAGTAGGCAGGCGATCGCGCGGGCCGGCGCATCGGGCTTGCTTACCGCCGAACGGGACGGCCGCGAGACCAAGTGGATTCTCACCGAGCAGGCACACCGACTCTTCGTCGAGGGCGTCAGCCGTGTATTCCCCGACGTCGCGGCGGCCGGTCGCTGGGACGGCAAGTGGCTCGTCGTCATCGCACCTATTCCGGAATCGCACCGAGCCGTACGAAAGAAGCTGTACGCGGCATTTCGATGGGCCGGTTTCGGTAACCCCAGCCCGGGAGTGTGGGTCACTCCGCACGTCGAACGTTTGGCCGAGGCCGCCGCGGTGATCGAGTCGCTCGGACTGTCGCCGAACACCATGTCGTTTATCGGATCCCCCGCCTCCGCCGGCATATCGGAGGACGACTTGGTGGAGCGATCATGGGATCTCGACGAAGTCGCGCAGTCGTACGACGAGCTTCTGAGCAGGTTCGACGAGAAAGGGATTCTTTCCGGCGAGGAAGCGCTGATGGCGCACCTCGAGCTGGTCGACGCGCTGCGCCATACGCCGTACATGGATCCCCATCTGCCGGCCGCTCTGTTGCCGGATTGGGCCGGCCTAGGAGCCGTCAAACGACTGCAGGACCTACGGGCGGAGTGGACTCCCGCCGCTCACGCCCACTGGTTGACGGTCACTCCCTTCGATTGA
- a CDS encoding SDR family NAD(P)-dependent oxidoreductase, which translates to MTTIDVSDSTVVIIGGDSGIGLLIARHLVRAGTQRIGLISRDADAGSAAAKSVFELASGIWSLSAAGDLSSESEASRMLSELSGSLGDPDIVVNCLRADGGVVSDLVLQTMQKYSSGVFIDLVATESQRRNDAHRVSVIDDSADPDGTAESVVAAVSVHAG; encoded by the coding sequence ATGACCACTATAGACGTGTCCGATTCTACCGTTGTCATCATCGGTGGGGACAGTGGAATCGGGTTGCTCATCGCCCGCCACCTCGTCCGCGCCGGAACACAACGAATCGGGCTGATCAGTCGCGACGCCGATGCCGGTAGTGCCGCTGCGAAATCGGTGTTCGAATTGGCGTCGGGGATATGGTCACTCTCTGCCGCCGGCGACCTTTCCTCCGAGTCGGAGGCCAGCCGAATGCTCTCAGAGCTCAGCGGATCACTCGGCGATCCCGACATAGTCGTCAACTGTCTTCGAGCCGACGGCGGAGTCGTCAGTGATCTTGTGCTGCAGACCATGCAGAAGTATTCCTCCGGCGTGTTCATCGACCTGGTAGCTACTGAAAGCCAGAGGCGTAACGACGCACACAGAGTGTCGGTCATCGACGATTCTGCAGATCCGGATGGAACTGCAGAATCGGTGGTGGCAGCGGTATCGGTACACGCGGGGTAA
- a CDS encoding TetR/AcrR family transcriptional regulator encodes MVAVASEIGITATALYRHYRGKQDLLAAILNGTLIELEHVVENPDSTLDDVVQTIAQISTANRDFGVLWARDRPALPNFEREQLTTRMRVICVRLRDRIKDAYPSADPMLSAEAILAMIFTPPGHAAEFESTKLTTEVLTDLAALILTSIPVTVDVQPSRPPRVGSRYAPHVSVTRREAILTAATRLFARHGYAAVGLKDIGAAAHITGSAIYRHFGSKIEILDTIMSRGTEALSLSLSHALDEADDADDALRRVIDSYSHFMLENPAALAVMVTEVVHLPEPLREIYTRHQRNFIDEWVHLVQQIHPHMPVIEGRCRVHAAIAIINGLTRDAERSAPHMLPSISQLACALLILSPSPVGGTIA; translated from the coding sequence ATGGTTGCCGTCGCATCTGAGATCGGCATTACAGCCACCGCACTTTACAGGCACTATCGGGGCAAACAAGACTTGCTCGCAGCTATCTTGAACGGCACGCTCATCGAACTAGAACATGTGGTCGAGAACCCGGACAGCACCCTCGACGACGTCGTCCAGACCATCGCGCAGATCAGCACGGCCAATCGTGATTTCGGGGTCCTGTGGGCGCGCGATCGCCCGGCTCTGCCCAACTTCGAGCGAGAGCAGTTGACTACCAGAATGCGGGTCATATGTGTGCGGCTCCGCGATCGCATCAAGGACGCGTACCCATCTGCCGACCCGATGCTCTCTGCTGAGGCGATACTGGCAATGATCTTTACCCCGCCCGGGCATGCGGCCGAATTCGAGTCGACCAAGCTCACCACAGAAGTGCTCACCGATCTCGCAGCTCTGATACTCACCTCGATCCCAGTCACTGTCGATGTGCAACCGAGCCGTCCACCTCGGGTTGGATCTCGGTATGCACCGCACGTGTCAGTGACCAGACGCGAAGCCATACTCACTGCGGCAACACGGCTTTTCGCTCGACATGGTTACGCAGCAGTCGGCCTGAAAGACATCGGGGCGGCCGCGCACATTACCGGATCGGCAATCTATCGCCACTTCGGTAGCAAGATCGAAATACTCGACACAATCATGTCGCGCGGCACGGAAGCACTGTCGCTGTCTCTAAGCCACGCACTCGACGAAGCCGATGATGCCGACGACGCCCTCCGACGAGTCATCGACAGCTACTCCCACTTCATGCTCGAAAATCCCGCCGCGTTGGCCGTAATGGTGACAGAAGTCGTCCACCTACCCGAGCCACTACGCGAAATCTATACGCGTCACCAGCGCAACTTCATCGATGAGTGGGTGCATCTCGTCCAGCAGATCCATCCGCATATGCCTGTGATCGAAGGTCGCTGCCGAGTACATGCCGCCATCGCCATAATCAACGGACTCACCCGAGACGCGGAGCGCAGTGCACCGCACATGCTGCCCAGCATCTCACAACTGGCTTGCGCACTGCTCATCCTTTCACCCTCACCCGTCGGGGGAACGATCGCGTAG